The following are from one region of the Methanolacinia paynteri genome:
- a CDS encoding Yip1 family protein has protein sequence MKYSGIMIDSIVTKIKGMLLDPVETLQQSKDEEPKAVLAYYVVLVIINSIFYTIMSIVGLNPVSDTIPGSGNIFFIFGFAIFSSFILAVLFVAWLHVWVYILGGRKGIFQTAKTFVYAGTPYFLLGWLPYIGFIFLIWSFILSILGIRDLHEISVARAGVALAIAIVVPLVLLVILAMILFVSYMTVANIA, from the coding sequence ATGAAATATTCAGGCATTATGATCGACAGCATTGTTACAAAAATAAAAGGAATGCTTTTGGACCCCGTCGAAACACTCCAACAGTCAAAAGATGAGGAGCCAAAAGCGGTATTAGCCTACTATGTCGTTCTTGTCATAATCAATTCGATATTCTATACGATTATGTCAATAGTGGGATTGAATCCCGTCTCCGACACAATACCGGGTTCGGGGAACATATTCTTTATATTCGGATTCGCCATTTTCAGCTCCTTTATCCTGGCTGTTCTGTTTGTAGCATGGCTTCACGTCTGGGTGTATATTCTCGGCGGACGAAAGGGGATCTTTCAGACTGCAAAGACTTTTGTATATGCCGGCACCCCGTATTTTCTTTTGGGATGGTTACCGTATATCGGCTTTATCTTCCTTATCTGGTCGTTTATTCTCAGTATCCTGGGAATCCGGGACCTGCATGAGATTAGTGTTGCGAGAGCTGGAGTCGCTCTTGCAATCGCGATTGTGGTACCGCTCGTCCTCCTCGTCATCCTTGCGATGATTTTATTCGTCTCGTATATGACCGTAGCAAATATTGCATAA
- a CDS encoding Yip1 family protein: MTDVESIVAKIKGIFLNPVKTFQESRDDPQGMIITYFAAILLVNSLLHTIVIYLQAGSYMGGLSPWGPGGVFFIFVFAVLSSLVMSALFVLWLHLWVYILGGRKGLIQTAKAFVYGVTPGFLLGWIPDIGIIFLIWSIVLGVLGVRELHEISTARAAVALVIAIVIPLIFLLFVSLYLISHLNAIPAVAYTP, translated from the coding sequence ATGACAGATGTAGAGAGCATCGTTGCAAAAATAAAAGGAATTTTTTTAAATCCTGTAAAAACTTTCCAGGAGTCGCGGGATGATCCGCAGGGAATGATAATCACCTATTTCGCCGCCATTCTCCTGGTCAATTCGTTATTGCATACAATTGTCATATACCTGCAGGCTGGCTCGTACATGGGGGGACTTTCTCCGTGGGGACCGGGAGGCGTTTTCTTTATATTCGTCTTCGCGGTTTTAAGCTCCCTTGTCATGTCGGCCCTTTTTGTCTTGTGGCTTCACCTCTGGGTGTATATTCTCGGCGGACGGAAGGGGCTCATCCAGACTGCAAAGGCTTTTGTCTATGGCGTCACCCCCGGGTTTCTCCTCGGGTGGATTCCGGATATCGGCATTATATTTTTGATCTGGTCCATTGTTCTCGGCGTTTTGGGAGTCCGCGAGCTGCACGAGATCAGTACCGCAAGGGCGGCGGTGGCTCTCGTAATCGCGATCGTGATACCGCTTATCTTCCTTCTCTTCGTTTCGCTGTACCTGATCTCGCACCTGAACGCAATTCCTGCCGTGGCATATACTCCATAA
- a CDS encoding class I SAM-dependent methyltransferase has translation MATWNELFLDDKYIEILPQPEVYKFIKMLEGVFPGETLSIWDFCCGAGRHTLLVSQMGHNAFGSDISENGIANTRQLIEEKGLTANLKVADMTENPFPGQVFHGAFSWNALHHNTTENIEKAVANIYDSLCDGGMFMASLISTKGGGYGRGKKIEEDTFVSEEGYEAGVPHHYFDYAGIKELFGRWEIVGLVEHVSTYMEAEENFHDFNPFPYTKWNIIARK, from the coding sequence ATGGCAACATGGAACGAACTCTTTTTAGACGACAAATATATAGAAATCCTGCCCCAGCCGGAAGTCTACAAATTTATAAAAATGCTTGAAGGAGTTTTTCCCGGCGAAACTCTTTCGATCTGGGACTTCTGCTGCGGAGCAGGCAGGCATACCTTACTGGTATCCCAAATGGGGCACAATGCCTTCGGAAGCGACATATCCGAAAACGGGATTGCCAATACCCGGCAGCTGATTGAAGAAAAAGGCCTGACCGCGAACCTCAAAGTCGCGGACATGACTGAGAATCCGTTCCCTGGCCAGGTTTTTCACGGAGCTTTTTCATGGAACGCCCTGCATCACAACACAACTGAAAATATCGAAAAAGCCGTAGCCAACATCTACGACAGCCTTTGCGACGGCGGTATGTTCATGGCGTCCCTGATTTCGACAAAAGGAGGAGGGTATGGCAGGGGAAAAAAGATCGAAGAGGACACGTTCGTATCCGAAGAAGGCTACGAAGCAGGCGTGCCCCACCATTACTTCGATTATGCCGGGATCAAAGAGCTATTCGGCCGGTGGGAGATCGTCGGACTCGTGGAGCATGTCTCCACCTACATGGAAGCCGAAGAAAACTTCCATGATTTCAACCCGTTTCCGTATACGAAATGGAATATTATTGCCAGAAAATAA
- a CDS encoding aspartate/glutamate racemase family protein yields the protein MDKRTGLFLPAIIIAAALIVCGCTSGIPEAKAIDTNDTGMKTIGVIGGISWVSSAEYYTLMNEMVAEELGGLHSADILMYSIEFGEFSEQERLASEGDWEPLTETMVDAAKRLERGGADFIIICSNTMHSTVDDIEANVDIPVLHIADATGEKIKEQGLSKVGLLGTKYTMEEGFYKDRLMEKYGIEVIIPNETEREIVNDVIFDELCAGNISDVSREKYVRIIKHLEEQGAEGVILGCTEIPLLVKQEDVDIPVFDTMTIHAQAAVDYALAET from the coding sequence ATGGATAAAAGGACCGGGCTTTTTCTTCCGGCAATAATAATCGCGGCGGCCCTGATCGTATGCGGGTGCACCTCCGGGATTCCCGAGGCAAAGGCAATCGATACGAACGATACCGGGATGAAGACGATCGGGGTCATCGGGGGGATCAGCTGGGTCTCGTCGGCCGAATATTATACGCTGATGAACGAGATGGTTGCAGAAGAACTCGGGGGGCTTCATTCAGCAGATATCCTCATGTACTCGATCGAGTTCGGGGAATTTTCCGAACAGGAGAGGCTTGCATCCGAAGGCGACTGGGAACCGCTTACGGAAACGATGGTCGATGCTGCAAAACGGCTTGAGAGAGGGGGAGCTGACTTCATCATAATCTGTTCGAATACCATGCATTCGACCGTCGACGACATAGAGGCGAATGTCGACATCCCCGTGCTGCACATCGCCGACGCGACAGGAGAGAAGATAAAGGAACAGGGACTTTCCAAAGTAGGACTTCTCGGCACGAAATACACGATGGAAGAGGGTTTCTACAAGGACAGGCTCATGGAAAAATACGGGATTGAGGTCATAATCCCGAACGAGACCGAACGCGAGATAGTAAACGACGTGATATTCGACGAACTCTGTGCCGGGAACATAAGCGATGTCTCAAGGGAGAAATACGTCCGGATAATAAAACACCTCGAAGAACAGGGTGCGGAGGGCGTTATCCTCGGGTGCACCGAAATCCCGCTGCTTGTAAAGCAGGAGGATGTGGACATCCCCGTCTTCGACACGATGACGATACATGCACAGGCTGCGGTTGATTATGCACTCGCTGAGACGTGA
- a CDS encoding Yip1 family protein, with protein MIDRIIIRITEVLLDPVESFQQSENDGPKEVLTYFAVLFIINSVLFTIVKYIGIDAETIALIPGSENIFFIFAFAVISSLVQTVIFVMLLHFWAYILGGKGGGMQTIKAFVYASTPMLLFDWIPVIGFIFIIWSAVLNVLGIRELHKMSTEGAAGAFVAAIIISVGLFIFLIGALVIPLIGTTNVT; from the coding sequence ATGATCGACAGAATAATTATTAGAATAACGGAAGTCCTTTTGGACCCTGTCGAATCTTTTCAGCAATCGGAAAATGACGGGCCAAAGGAAGTATTAACTTATTTTGCCGTTCTTTTTATAATCAACTCGGTTCTCTTTACAATTGTCAAATATATTGGGATAGACGCCGAAACGATCGCACTGATACCGGGTTCGGAAAATATTTTCTTTATATTCGCCTTCGCCGTTATCAGCTCCCTTGTCCAGACAGTCATTTTTGTTATGCTGCTTCATTTCTGGGCATATATTCTTGGCGGAAAGGGAGGGGGCATGCAGACGATAAAAGCTTTTGTCTATGCCAGCACCCCGATGCTCCTTTTTGACTGGATTCCGGTTATCGGTTTCATTTTTATAATCTGGTCGGCTGTTCTCAATGTTCTTGGAATCCGCGAACTTCATAAGATGAGTACGGAAGGAGCGGCAGGAGCTTTTGTAGCCGCGATCATAATATCAGTCGGTCTCTTCATTTTTCTTATTGGAGCCTTGGTAATCCCGCTTATCGGTACGACAAACGTAACATGA
- a CDS encoding type II toxin-antitoxin system HicA family toxin, translating to MKLPNLTPEKVIKILESRGFVLDRVKGSHHIYINPETRQRVVVPVHRKDLPKGTMMEILKQAGVKKDDLAE from the coding sequence ATGAAACTTCCGAATTTAACCCCGGAAAAGGTAATAAAAATTCTTGAAAGCAGGGGTTTTGTCCTTGACAGGGTTAAAGGAAGCCATCACATATACATAAATCCTGAAACAAGGCAGAGAGTAGTCGTCCCTGTTCACAGGAAAGATCTTCCGAAAGGCACCATGATGGAGATCCTTAAACAGGCGGGAGTAAAAAAGGATGATCTGGCGGAATAA
- a CDS encoding type II toxin-antitoxin system HicB family antitoxin, with the protein MEKNYNFRIMLRKEPEGGYTAFVPSLPGCVTYGETIDEAVDMVREAVELYIESLIEHNEPVPSDDEVLEYNLQIKAQA; encoded by the coding sequence ATGGAAAAAAATTATAATTTCAGAATTATGCTCAGAAAAGAACCGGAGGGAGGATATACTGCTTTTGTGCCTTCTCTTCCCGGTTGCGTAACATACGGTGAGACGATAGACGAGGCCGTGGATATGGTCCGTGAAGCTGTCGAGCTGTACATCGAGAGCCTGATCGAGCATAACGAACCTGTTCCTTCCGATGACGAGGTTCTGGAATACAATCTCCAGATCAAAGCACAGGCATGA